The following are from one region of the Streptomyces decoyicus genome:
- a CDS encoding DUF2238 domain-containing protein: MTTSRTLPPALAAGVLVALALSGLGPRDRATWIMETCWVLVGLPLLVLVWRRFPLSPLLCCLLAVHALVLIVGGHYTYAEVPLGHWLQDALGLSRNPYDRIGHLVQGFVPAILVRELLVRTSPLRGSAWLAPLTVCACLAFSAFFELIEWWAALAGGSAADAFLATQGDQWDTQWDMACALLGAVVSLLLLSRLHDRQLARYGAGGGRSAVRPAA, encoded by the coding sequence ATGACCACGTCCCGCACGCTTCCCCCGGCCCTGGCCGCAGGAGTGCTCGTCGCCCTGGCCCTGTCGGGGCTGGGGCCCCGTGACCGCGCCACATGGATCATGGAGACCTGCTGGGTGCTCGTCGGCCTGCCGTTGCTGGTCCTGGTGTGGCGACGCTTTCCGCTCAGCCCGCTGCTGTGCTGTCTGCTCGCCGTGCATGCACTGGTCCTGATCGTCGGCGGTCACTACACCTACGCAGAGGTCCCCTTGGGGCACTGGCTTCAGGACGCTCTGGGCCTCTCCCGCAATCCCTACGACCGCATCGGGCATCTGGTGCAGGGCTTTGTGCCCGCCATCCTGGTCCGCGAACTTCTGGTTCGCACGTCCCCGCTGCGCGGCAGCGCCTGGCTGGCCCCGCTGACGGTCTGCGCCTGCCTGGCCTTCAGCGCGTTCTTCGAGTTGATCGAGTGGTGGGCCGCGCTGGCCGGCGGATCCGCCGCCGACGCGTTCCTCGCCACTCAGGGGGACCAGTGGGACACCCAGTGGGACATGGCCTGCGCCCTCCTCGGGGCGGTCGTCTCGCTGCTGCTCCTCAGCCGCCTCCACGACC